A stretch of Fimbriimonadaceae bacterium DNA encodes these proteins:
- a CDS encoding AraC family transcriptional regulator gives MLIVLPRAPAPLAPQGPETRLNAVWRGRLERRLELPRGGQLVLVLPVEGPGVICQGAVLRKDRYLLLAPGAADSTLTLGVPAGPAEVLVLWLSSGFIAEMAESLVIPAGFQELLHGVALRKGDPLSAAAAELAKACLEGRHDDAEEAGFDVIGVVLSLMRIRHEAMLRLARHRGSTLEELLPRLMLARQMVEARFASAFTTRAVADELGLSEFHFARLFRAAFDTPLRQFVIGLRLDAARRLLESSKGSVLEIALEVGYSSPSSFTHAFRRRFGVPPGAYRDQFAE, from the coding sequence ATGCTGATCGTTCTCCCCCGCGCTCCCGCGCCACTCGCCCCCCAGGGACCGGAGACTCGGCTGAATGCGGTTTGGCGCGGGCGGCTGGAACGTCGGTTGGAGCTGCCACGCGGCGGGCAGTTGGTTCTGGTCCTGCCGGTGGAGGGGCCGGGCGTGATTTGTCAGGGCGCGGTTCTTCGCAAGGACCGCTACCTACTGCTTGCCCCGGGCGCGGCTGATTCGACCTTGACTCTCGGTGTACCAGCCGGGCCCGCCGAGGTGTTGGTGCTGTGGCTCAGCTCTGGGTTCATCGCCGAGATGGCCGAGAGCCTGGTCATCCCCGCGGGCTTCCAAGAACTGCTGCATGGAGTGGCGCTTCGCAAGGGAGACCCGTTGTCCGCGGCGGCGGCAGAGCTTGCAAAGGCGTGTCTCGAGGGTCGGCATGACGATGCCGAGGAGGCTGGCTTCGATGTGATCGGGGTCGTCCTGAGCCTCATGCGGATTCGGCATGAGGCGATGCTGAGGCTCGCGAGGCATCGGGGCAGCACGTTGGAAGAGTTGCTGCCCCGGCTGATGCTTGCTCGGCAGATGGTCGAGGCTCGCTTCGCCAGCGCGTTCACCACGCGCGCGGTTGCCGACGAGCTCGGGCTCTCCGAGTTTCACTTTGCCCGCCTGTTCCGCGCGGCGTTCGACACGCCCTTGCGGCAGTTCGTCATCGGCCTGCGCCTGGATGCTGCCCGGCGCCTGTTGGAGTCCAGCAAGGGGTCGGTTCTGGAGATCGCGCTCGAGGTGGGCTACTCCAGCCCCAGCTCCTTCACCCACGCGTTCCGCAGGCGATTTGGCGTGCCTCCCGGGGCGTATCGCGACCAGTTCGCCGAGTGA
- the ftcD gene encoding glutamate formimidoyltransferase: protein MSEPLIECVPNFSEGRDPAVIQAIADAVSAVEGATLLNVDPGKSTNRTVFTFAGAPEAVCEAAFQAAKVGSERIDMARHSGEHPRFGAMDVCPLIPISGISMEEVAEHARALGKRLGKELGLSIFLYGEAATSEERKELSSVRAGEYEALPERLKDPRWKPDFGPATFQPKTGATAVGARDFLIAYNVNLNTTSARRANAVAFDIRERGRVKREGDPLTGEIVRDAEGHPVYEPGALKSTKAIGWFIEEYGFAQVSINLTNLRETPLHTVYEVCCEKAGERGMRVTGSELVGLVPLEAMLAAGRHFLKKQQRSTGLPNDELIRIAVKTMGLDELDPFDPQERIIEYAMRDRGLKNLVDLDVRQFAYTVASESPAPGGGSVAALAGALGAALGTMVANLSSHKRGWDARWEEFSDWAERGQACCDELLRLVDEDTRAFDRLMAAFKLPKGTDEEQAARHDAIQRRTEEAMQVPLQTMEVALRSMEVLEAMAAEGNPNSVSDAGVGALCARAAVRGAHLNVQINSSGVEDKAFVDRILARAAEIDAEAAKREEATLALVRQKMDA from the coding sequence GCTTCTCAACGTCGATCCCGGCAAGTCCACGAACCGCACGGTCTTCACCTTCGCAGGAGCTCCCGAGGCGGTTTGCGAAGCGGCGTTCCAGGCCGCGAAGGTGGGTTCCGAGCGCATCGACATGGCGCGCCACTCCGGCGAGCATCCCCGCTTCGGCGCGATGGATGTGTGCCCCCTGATCCCCATTTCGGGCATCTCTATGGAGGAGGTCGCGGAGCACGCTCGGGCGCTGGGCAAACGCCTGGGCAAGGAGCTGGGGTTGAGCATCTTCCTCTACGGCGAGGCGGCCACAAGCGAGGAGCGAAAGGAGCTCTCGTCGGTCCGCGCGGGCGAGTACGAGGCCCTACCCGAGCGCCTCAAGGACCCGCGGTGGAAGCCCGACTTCGGCCCCGCGACCTTCCAGCCCAAGACCGGGGCCACCGCCGTCGGCGCGCGCGATTTCCTCATCGCCTACAACGTGAACCTCAACACGACCTCCGCGCGCCGCGCCAACGCCGTGGCGTTCGACATCCGCGAGCGCGGACGCGTCAAGCGCGAGGGCGACCCGCTCACGGGCGAGATCGTGCGCGATGCCGAGGGCCATCCCGTGTACGAGCCGGGCGCGCTCAAAAGCACGAAGGCGATCGGGTGGTTCATCGAGGAGTACGGTTTCGCTCAAGTCTCGATCAACCTCACCAACCTGCGCGAGACGCCGCTCCACACCGTGTACGAAGTGTGCTGCGAGAAGGCCGGCGAGCGGGGGATGCGGGTCACCGGTTCCGAACTCGTCGGGCTTGTCCCCCTCGAGGCGATGCTTGCGGCCGGGCGACACTTCCTGAAGAAGCAGCAGCGCTCCACCGGCCTGCCCAACGATGAATTGATCCGGATCGCGGTCAAAACCATGGGCTTGGACGAACTGGATCCCTTCGACCCCCAGGAGCGGATCATCGAGTACGCGATGCGGGACCGCGGCCTGAAGAACCTCGTGGATTTGGACGTGCGCCAGTTCGCCTACACCGTCGCTTCCGAATCACCGGCGCCCGGCGGTGGCTCGGTCGCCGCTCTGGCCGGCGCCCTCGGTGCGGCGCTCGGCACCATGGTCGCGAACCTCTCCAGCCACAAGCGCGGCTGGGACGCGCGGTGGGAGGAGTTTTCCGACTGGGCCGAGCGCGGCCAGGCGTGCTGCGACGAGCTTCTGCGCCTCGTGGACGAGGACACGCGCGCGTTCGACCGCCTCATGGCGGCCTTCAAGCTGCCCAAGGGCACCGACGAGGAGCAGGCGGCCCGGCACGACGCCATCCAACGACGCACCGAGGAGGCCATGCAGGTCCCGCTTCAGACCATGGAGGTTGCGCTCCGTTCGATGGAGGTGCTGGAAGCCATGGCCGCGGAAGGCAACCCGAACTCCGTGAGCGATGCGGGAGTAGGTGCCCTGTGCGCCCGAGCCGCCGTTCGGGGGGCGCATCTCAACGTGCAGATCAACTCCTCGGGCGTCGAGGACAAGGCGTTCGTCGATCGTATCTTGGCTCGCGCTGCGGAGATCGACGCAGAGGCGGCAAAGCGAGAGGAGGCGACCTTGGCCCTGGTTCGCCAGAAGATGGACGCGTAG
- a CDS encoding class I SAM-dependent methyltransferase, with the protein MFEQFLELGIGTEGQRLLDLGTGTGVMARQFARQGALVSGVDVSPEQIAMAGQLAAEEGLEVEFLPHPAEALPWSGPTFDVATANQCWLYFDRERVVAELRRVLKPGGKLVTSHFSWLPRLDAIARRSEQLVLEFNPDWSAADWSGDVPKVPSWAEPEFEVEAMFVYDEPIAFTRESWRGRFRACRGVGAVLSESEVEAFDAAHHALLHGTAPESFTVLHRLDAHVLKPRPRSNWVSSRGMVPH; encoded by the coding sequence TTGTTTGAACAATTCTTGGAGCTTGGAATCGGCACGGAAGGGCAGCGCCTCCTCGACCTTGGGACTGGGACGGGCGTGATGGCGCGCCAGTTCGCAAGGCAAGGCGCGCTCGTGTCAGGAGTTGACGTTTCTCCAGAACAGATTGCGATGGCCGGCCAACTGGCTGCGGAAGAGGGCTTGGAGGTCGAGTTCCTTCCCCATCCGGCAGAGGCGCTCCCGTGGTCTGGACCGACGTTCGACGTGGCCACGGCGAATCAGTGTTGGCTCTATTTCGATCGAGAGAGGGTTGTAGCGGAGCTTCGGCGAGTTCTGAAACCGGGAGGGAAGCTGGTGACCTCTCACTTCTCGTGGCTCCCCCGGTTGGATGCGATCGCTCGGAGAAGCGAGCAACTGGTCCTCGAGTTCAACCCGGATTGGAGCGCAGCCGATTGGTCGGGCGACGTGCCGAAAGTGCCTTCCTGGGCGGAGCCCGAGTTCGAAGTAGAGGCTATGTTCGTCTACGATGAGCCGATCGCATTCACGCGAGAGAGCTGGCGTGGCCGATTCCGCGCCTGCCGGGGGGTGGGAGCAGTGCTTTCGGAATCAGAGGTCGAGGCGTTCGATGCCGCTCACCACGCCTTGCTGCATGGGACTGCTCCCGAGTCGTTCACCGTCCTGCATCGTTTGGACGCGCACGTTCTCAAGCCGAGGCCCAGGTCCAACTGGGTTTCGAGCCGAGGGATGGTGCCGCATTGA
- a CDS encoding cytochrome c family protein, protein MLESPRATRKGKANSWLLAIVSGGLLTLGFGSVSSHRPDPPAAPQILGDKLVIAYNDLGMHCLNDDFSEICILPPYNTMRATVIDRSNEDPKILTTGVTVEYSIPGNTVSHTKTNFWDYAPALFGVALPLDVGLTGNGLTGSMTPTADRDWIASGIPITPITDQGANDPYQLARVQVRQNGQVKDVTYAVIPVSWEIHCDYCHRPQNGDTVAGDILRKHDRKHGTDLMNQKPVLCASCHADPALGTAGVPGVSSMSSAMHSSHAKRAMPYRMRSGPAKEACYNCHPGTQTQCLRDVHYARGMKCEDCHGNMKAVGSPLRTAWVDEPRCGSCHHVPGHEYEQPGKLFRDSVGHKNVKCVVCHNSPHAIVPTVTAQDNEQMLRVQGHVGTLDTCSACHSRAPDHPFFHRRES, encoded by the coding sequence ATGTTGGAGAGTCCTCGAGCCACCCGCAAGGGGAAGGCGAATTCCTGGTTGCTCGCGATCGTGTCGGGTGGGTTGCTCACGCTCGGCTTTGGATCCGTCAGCAGCCACCGTCCCGATCCTCCGGCTGCACCGCAGATTCTGGGCGACAAGCTGGTCATCGCCTACAACGACCTGGGCATGCACTGTCTCAACGACGACTTCTCGGAGATCTGCATCCTCCCGCCCTACAACACGATGCGGGCGACCGTCATCGACCGTTCGAACGAAGATCCCAAGATCCTGACGACCGGCGTGACCGTGGAGTATTCGATCCCGGGAAACACGGTGAGTCACACCAAGACCAACTTCTGGGACTACGCTCCGGCCCTGTTCGGCGTCGCTCTCCCTTTGGATGTCGGCCTGACCGGCAACGGCCTGACAGGCTCCATGACTCCTACGGCCGACCGTGATTGGATCGCCTCGGGCATCCCAATCACGCCCATCACGGATCAGGGAGCGAACGACCCGTACCAACTGGCCCGCGTGCAGGTCCGTCAGAACGGACAGGTCAAGGACGTGACCTACGCGGTGATTCCCGTCTCCTGGGAGATCCACTGCGACTACTGCCACCGGCCCCAAAACGGCGACACGGTCGCCGGAGACATTCTAAGGAAGCACGACCGCAAACACGGGACGGACCTGATGAACCAGAAACCGGTCCTGTGCGCAAGCTGCCACGCCGACCCAGCGCTCGGGACGGCGGGAGTGCCAGGAGTCTCGTCCATGTCGTCGGCGATGCACAGTTCGCACGCCAAGCGCGCCATGCCCTACAGGATGCGGTCGGGGCCCGCCAAAGAGGCGTGCTACAACTGCCACCCGGGCACCCAGACGCAGTGCCTTCGCGACGTGCACTACGCGCGTGGTATGAAGTGCGAAGATTGCCATGGCAACATGAAAGCCGTCGGTAGTCCGCTTAGAACGGCCTGGGTGGACGAGCCGCGCTGCGGCAGCTGCCACCACGTGCCTGGGCACGAGTACGAACAACCCGGCAAGCTGTTCCGTGATTCGGTCGGGCACAAGAACGTCAAGTGCGTGGTTTGCCACAACAGCCCCCACGCCATCGTGCCCACGGTGACCGCTCAGGACAACGAGCAGATGCTCCGCGTCCAAGGGCACGTCGGCACGCTGGACACCTGTTCCGCGTGCCATTCGCGGGCGCCCGACCACCCGTTCTTCCACCGACGGGAGTCGTAA
- a CDS encoding 5'-nucleotidase/apyrase family protein: MRRLASLLISLVAALAFGQSYTLTVLHTDDLHGHIEPVKVGKGMYGGYAKHVTLLMRFAATEPNPVVLSGGDTFQGTMYFKVYEGLADAFFMNLMGYRAMAVGNHEFDLGPKPLGVFARNVQFPMLAANLDVSGDPDLKDVIKRSVVIVVGGQRIGLVGAVTPQLPDVSSPGPTVKMLELMSNVQKEVDQFSAQGINKVILLSHLGYELEKKVAATVRGVDVIVGGHSHSLLGTFANPDFPASEGPYPTVVQNPGGNKTLLVASWEWGKVLGHLQVDFNAKGAVTAWRGAPVVVDASIPDDPFALSALDAFRMPILAASRKVVGKSDAGVPNEEGRLRESAMGDLIADATLEACAASNPDFAVVNSGGVRAPLPSGTITYDKLVEVQPFANTLIVMELTGKEIKAALEYGLSGLEEKEGRFLQVSRGFHYAFDASKPVGSRLLSASLKGQPVEDGRTYRVAVNQYIANGGDGFEVLKAAPGMRWNLGLVDIDALEAYVAKYPLPSKPEGRIDGSG; encoded by the coding sequence ATGCGACGTCTCGCCTCCCTCCTGATCTCCCTCGTCGCCGCCTTGGCGTTCGGCCAGTCGTACACCTTGACCGTGCTCCATACGGACGATCTCCACGGTCACATCGAGCCCGTCAAGGTCGGCAAAGGCATGTACGGGGGCTATGCGAAGCACGTCACGCTCCTCATGCGCTTCGCGGCCACCGAACCCAACCCCGTGGTCCTCTCGGGAGGGGACACCTTCCAGGGCACGATGTACTTCAAGGTGTACGAGGGACTCGCCGACGCGTTCTTTATGAACCTGATGGGCTACCGCGCCATGGCCGTGGGCAACCACGAGTTCGACCTCGGCCCCAAGCCGCTCGGCGTCTTTGCACGCAACGTCCAGTTCCCGATGCTCGCGGCCAACCTCGACGTTTCGGGCGATCCGGACCTCAAAGACGTGATCAAGCGCTCGGTTGTGATCGTGGTCGGCGGCCAACGCATCGGGCTGGTGGGCGCCGTCACACCGCAACTTCCCGATGTGAGCAGCCCGGGGCCGACGGTCAAGATGCTAGAGCTCATGAGCAACGTGCAGAAGGAGGTCGACCAGTTCTCGGCACAGGGCATCAACAAGGTCATCCTGCTCAGCCACCTCGGGTATGAGCTGGAAAAGAAGGTCGCCGCCACGGTCCGCGGGGTCGATGTGATCGTCGGGGGACACAGCCACTCGTTGCTCGGAACGTTCGCCAATCCCGACTTCCCCGCCAGCGAGGGGCCCTACCCGACCGTCGTCCAGAACCCCGGAGGCAACAAGACCCTTCTCGTCGCGAGCTGGGAGTGGGGGAAGGTCCTCGGACACCTGCAGGTGGACTTCAACGCCAAGGGCGCCGTCACGGCTTGGCGCGGCGCGCCGGTGGTCGTCGACGCGTCGATTCCGGACGACCCGTTCGCCCTGTCCGCACTCGACGCGTTCCGCATGCCGATCCTGGCCGCGTCACGGAAAGTCGTCGGAAAGAGCGATGCGGGAGTGCCCAACGAGGAGGGACGGCTCCGCGAATCCGCCATGGGCGACCTCATAGCGGACGCGACGCTCGAGGCCTGCGCGGCCTCCAACCCCGACTTCGCCGTCGTGAACAGCGGCGGCGTCCGCGCCCCCTTGCCAAGCGGGACGATCACCTACGACAAGCTCGTGGAGGTCCAACCGTTTGCCAACACGCTCATCGTGATGGAGCTCACCGGCAAGGAGATCAAGGCGGCACTCGAGTACGGATTAAGCGGGCTCGAAGAGAAGGAGGGTCGCTTCCTGCAGGTTTCCAGGGGCTTCCACTACGCGTTCGACGCTTCGAAGCCCGTGGGCAGCCGTCTGCTCTCCGCCTCGCTGAAGGGGCAACCCGTGGAGGACGGCCGCACCTACCGCGTGGCCGTCAACCAGTACATCGCCAACGGTGGCGATGGGTTCGAGGTATTGAAGGCCGCCCCAGGCATGCGCTGGAATCTGGGACTCGTCGACATCGACGCGTTGGAAGCGTACGTGGCCAAGTATCCGCTGCCGTCGAAGCCCGAGGGGCGAATCGACGGCAGCGGTTAG